In Shewanella sp. VB17, a single genomic region encodes these proteins:
- a CDS encoding MFS transporter, giving the protein MYININAYQNNSTNEALVSAPFDVVDKATLQRVLAASAIGNFVEWFDFAIYGFMAVIIAQHFFPTGDPSVALMQTFAVFAVSFALRPLGGIYFGSLGDRIGRKKVLAFTIILMASATAMIGVLPTYDSIGLAAPLLLIFARCIQGFSAGGEYAGACAFVMEHSPRNKRGRYGSFVPVSTFAAFASAALLSLLMNESISEQNMQDWGWRVPFLLAAPLGLIGLYIRIKLDESPAFKVLKAKNGPECVPLRSVISQHRTRMICLMAFISATALSFYMFTSYFSTYMQTVGGAPRSTALLASLIALVFAAALCPIIGRYTDWIGRKNTIITACTTLILTVFPAYYLAGSGTLGYSILGAGLMAIGAVICSVVTAILLSELFPTEVRYTASALCYNVSYTIFGGTAPLIATWLISITDSNLAPAWYLIIIAIVALIGGLTLPETNGCSLDE; this is encoded by the coding sequence GTGTATATAAACATTAATGCATATCAAAATAATAGTACTAATGAAGCACTCGTTTCAGCACCATTTGATGTTGTGGATAAAGCCACTTTACAACGTGTTCTCGCTGCTTCTGCAATTGGAAATTTTGTAGAATGGTTTGACTTCGCTATTTATGGTTTTATGGCTGTGATCATAGCACAGCACTTTTTCCCCACAGGGGATCCTTCCGTTGCTTTAATGCAAACATTTGCGGTCTTTGCCGTCTCTTTCGCTTTGAGGCCTCTCGGGGGAATATATTTTGGGTCTTTAGGCGATAGAATTGGGCGAAAAAAAGTACTCGCGTTCACCATTATATTAATGGCAAGTGCTACAGCAATGATCGGAGTACTTCCTACATATGACAGTATCGGACTTGCTGCACCGCTGCTGCTTATATTTGCACGTTGTATACAAGGATTTTCAGCAGGTGGAGAGTATGCTGGTGCCTGTGCGTTCGTGATGGAACACTCACCACGTAATAAAAGAGGGCGTTACGGCAGCTTTGTGCCAGTATCGACTTTTGCAGCCTTTGCGAGCGCGGCATTATTAAGTTTACTCATGAATGAGTCTATCTCTGAACAGAATATGCAAGATTGGGGATGGAGAGTCCCATTTTTATTAGCAGCACCACTGGGGTTAATCGGTTTATATATTCGTATTAAACTCGATGAATCACCCGCTTTTAAAGTACTAAAAGCAAAGAATGGACCTGAATGTGTGCCACTCAGATCGGTGATATCACAACATAGAACACGTATGATTTGTTTAATGGCCTTTATATCGGCGACTGCATTATCTTTTTATATGTTTACGAGTTATTTTTCCACATATATGCAAACAGTAGGTGGTGCACCTCGCAGTACAGCATTACTTGCCAGTCTTATCGCCTTAGTATTCGCAGCCGCGTTATGCCCTATCATTGGCCGCTATACTGATTGGATCGGACGTAAGAATACGATAATAACAGCATGTACAACTCTCATACTCACCGTGTTTCCGGCTTATTATTTAGCCGGAAGTGGCACTCTTGGTTATTCAATTCTCGGGGCGGGATTAATGGCAATTGGTGCCGTAATATGCAGCGTTGTCACGGCGATATTGTTATCTGAGTTATTCCCAACAGAAGTGCGTTATACCGCATCAGCATTGTGCTATAACGTGTCTTATACTATTTTTGGCGGCACAGCACCTTTAATTGCCACCTGGTTAATCAGTATTACAGATAGTAATTTAGCCCCAGCAT